From a region of the Agrobacterium tumefaciens genome:
- a CDS encoding DUF853 domain-containing protein: MLQDGQLYIGTSRNPDDSLNKGEYLELKFGNRHGLITGATGTGKTVSLQVLAEGFSKAGVPVFCADIKGDLSGIAAEGEQKDWVAKRAEQIGFTDFAYGKSPVIFWDLYGEKGHRVRATIAEMGPLLLARLMDASEAQEGVLNIAFKIADQGGLPLLDLKDLQSLLNYMGENASELSNQFGLISKSSVGSLQRGLLVLEQQGAVHFFGEPALKISDIMRTSTDGRGTISVLAADRLMMNPRLYATFLLWMLSELFEELPEVGDPEKPRLVFFFDEAHLLFNDAPKVLVERVEQVVRLIRSKGVGVYFVTQNPLDVPETVLAQLGNRVQHALRAYTPREQKAVRTAADTFRQNPAFNTADTITTLGTGEALISTLHDKGAPSIVERTLVRPPSGRVGPLTDAERKAMLATSPVAGLYDQDVDRESAFEILTERARKTAESEAAKRAEEENSASQSDSAAGRWRLPGFGDEEPTQASTTGARNGGAARKTSGYQRETVIEAAMKSAARSVATSVGRALVRGILGSLKR, encoded by the coding sequence ATGTTGCAGGACGGACAGCTCTATATCGGGACCAGCCGCAATCCGGACGACAGCCTGAACAAGGGCGAATATCTGGAGCTGAAATTCGGCAACCGCCACGGTTTGATTACCGGCGCAACGGGTACGGGCAAGACCGTATCGCTGCAGGTTCTTGCCGAGGGCTTTTCCAAAGCAGGCGTTCCGGTCTTCTGCGCCGACATCAAGGGCGACCTTTCCGGTATCGCCGCTGAAGGTGAACAGAAAGACTGGGTCGCGAAGCGCGCCGAGCAGATCGGCTTCACAGATTTTGCCTATGGCAAGTCGCCGGTGATCTTCTGGGATCTCTACGGTGAAAAGGGCCATCGGGTCCGCGCCACCATCGCCGAAATGGGGCCGCTGCTTCTGGCGCGGCTTATGGATGCCTCGGAAGCACAGGAAGGCGTTTTGAACATTGCCTTCAAGATTGCCGATCAGGGCGGTTTGCCGCTGCTTGACCTCAAGGATCTGCAATCGCTGCTGAACTACATGGGTGAGAATGCATCCGAACTTTCAAACCAGTTCGGCCTGATTTCCAAATCATCGGTCGGCTCCCTGCAGCGCGGCCTGCTTGTACTCGAGCAACAGGGCGCCGTGCACTTCTTCGGCGAGCCGGCTCTGAAAATTTCGGACATCATGCGCACCTCGACCGATGGTCGCGGCACGATTTCGGTGCTGGCAGCCGACAGGCTGATGATGAACCCACGCCTCTACGCGACGTTCCTGTTGTGGATGCTGTCTGAACTGTTCGAAGAACTGCCGGAAGTGGGCGACCCGGAAAAGCCGCGACTGGTGTTCTTCTTCGACGAGGCCCATCTGCTGTTCAACGATGCGCCAAAAGTTCTAGTCGAGCGCGTGGAACAGGTGGTGCGCCTTATCCGCTCCAAGGGTGTCGGTGTCTATTTCGTCACCCAGAACCCGCTCGACGTACCGGAAACGGTCCTCGCCCAGCTTGGCAACCGCGTTCAGCACGCTTTGCGCGCCTATACACCGCGCGAACAGAAAGCGGTTCGAACCGCCGCCGACACATTCCGCCAGAACCCCGCCTTCAACACGGCCGACACGATCACCACGCTCGGCACCGGTGAAGCGCTGATTTCTACGCTGCACGACAAGGGCGCACCATCGATTGTTGAGCGCACACTGGTGCGTCCGCCATCTGGTCGGGTTGGCCCGCTGACGGATGCCGAACGCAAGGCGATGCTTGCCACAAGCCCGGTCGCAGGCCTCTATGATCAGGATGTCGATCGCGAATCCGCCTTCGAAATCCTTACGGAACGCGCCCGCAAGACGGCCGAGTCCGAAGCTGCCAAGCGCGCTGAAGAGGAAAATTCGGCAAGCCAGTCCGACAGCGCGGCAGGGCGCTGGCGTCTGCCTGGGTTTGGCGACGAAGAGCCGACACAGGCCTCCACAACGGGCGCCCGCAATGGCGGTGCAGCCCGCAAGACGAGCGGCTACCAGCGTGAAACGGTGATCGAAGCGGCGATGAAAAGTGCTGCTCGATCCGTGGCAACCTCCGTTGGCCGCGCGCTTGTTCGCGGTATTCTGGGCAGCCTGAAACGCTAA
- a CDS encoding helix-turn-helix transcriptional regulator, whose protein sequence is MKRHLADPDIENRRQHPPPDHTDPVIEALVQDIISKVADKWTMLILEALEENGTLRFTQIGRLVGNISQKMLTKTLRQMECDGLVQRTVHPVIPPHVDYSLTHLGRTLGSAFCGVWIWAETHHAEIEKARQMFKEHPPRPIAE, encoded by the coding sequence GTGAAAAGGCATCTGGCCGATCCGGACATCGAAAACAGACGACAGCATCCGCCACCGGATCACACCGATCCGGTGATCGAAGCGCTTGTTCAGGACATCATTTCCAAGGTGGCCGACAAGTGGACCATGCTGATCCTGGAAGCGCTGGAAGAAAACGGCACGCTTCGCTTTACCCAGATTGGCAGACTGGTCGGCAATATCAGCCAGAAGATGCTGACCAAAACTCTACGGCAGATGGAGTGTGACGGGCTGGTGCAGCGCACCGTGCATCCGGTCATTCCGCCGCATGTCGATTATAGCCTCACGCATCTCGGCAGGACGCTTGGCAGTGCATTTTGCGGCGTGTGGATCTGGGCGGAAACCCATCATGCCGAAATAGAAAAGGCACGGCAGATGTTCAAAGAACATCCACCGCGCCCGATAGCGGAATAG
- a CDS encoding SDR family NAD(P)-dependent oxidoreductase: protein MKTTGNTILITGGGSGIGRALAEAFHNLGNTVIISGRRKAVLDEVTAANPGMASMVMDATDAEGINAFASALVKEHPSLNAVINNAGIMKPEDITTAPDYLAIAEETIATNLLAPIRLTAALLPHFLKQPSATVLTVSSGLAFVPMVLTPTYSATKSAIHAYSVTLREQLKDTAVEVIEIVPPYVQTTLMGEGQASDERAMPLEAFISEVMDILTNRSDEKEVVVERCKPLRFAAQNGNFDQVFSMINGMHP from the coding sequence ATGAAGACGACAGGCAACACCATTCTCATCACGGGCGGCGGTTCAGGTATCGGTCGCGCGCTTGCCGAAGCTTTTCATAATCTGGGCAACACGGTCATCATCTCCGGCAGACGCAAGGCGGTGCTGGACGAGGTGACTGCCGCGAACCCCGGTATGGCGTCGATGGTGATGGACGCGACAGACGCCGAGGGTATCAACGCTTTTGCGAGTGCGCTGGTGAAGGAGCATCCATCCCTTAACGCGGTCATTAACAACGCCGGCATCATGAAACCCGAAGACATCACTACGGCGCCGGATTATCTCGCCATTGCCGAGGAGACGATTGCCACCAACCTGCTGGCGCCGATCCGGCTGACGGCGGCGCTGCTGCCGCATTTTCTCAAACAGCCGAGTGCGACTGTACTTACCGTCTCCTCAGGATTGGCCTTCGTGCCGATGGTGTTGACGCCGACCTACAGCGCCACCAAATCGGCCATCCATGCCTACTCTGTAACGCTGCGGGAGCAGTTGAAAGACACTGCGGTTGAGGTGATCGAGATTGTTCCGCCCTATGTCCAGACGACATTGATGGGCGAGGGCCAGGCAAGCGATGAACGGGCCATGCCGCTCGAGGCATTCATCTCCGAGGTCATGGATATCCTGACAAACCGTTCGGATGAAAAGGAAGTGGTGGTGGAGCGCTGCAAGCCACTGCGTTTTGCCGCTCAGAATGGCAATTTCGATCAGGTCTTCTCGATGATCAATGGCATGCACCCCTGA
- a CDS encoding AraC family transcriptional regulator, producing the protein MGSRQFVMPKTSMPGVAAVIADSDRSFPRHMHDQFGIGLVERGAQKSQSGRGQVEAQAGNLITVNPGEVHDGIPLGQGGRAWTMLYLDPEVVHAAVSDIEEKQNGGFEFVHPVDVRPLANRFRLLFAAMTARDDAMRCEETLLTLMSAVFEKPRPLSVRAAPEAMNRAREMIDDSPERQFLLADLAGEAGMSRFRFLRSFAHVTGLTPHNYLLQRRVQAARRLLAQGMAPAEAALTSGFSDQSHLNRVFVRYFGVTPSAYRAALS; encoded by the coding sequence ATGGGCAGCCGGCAATTCGTTATGCCGAAAACATCGATGCCAGGCGTTGCTGCCGTGATTGCGGACAGCGACCGTTCTTTCCCCCGGCACATGCATGACCAGTTCGGTATCGGTCTGGTGGAGCGCGGCGCGCAGAAGTCCCAGAGCGGTCGCGGTCAGGTCGAAGCTCAGGCGGGCAACCTCATTACCGTCAATCCCGGCGAAGTTCACGATGGTATTCCCTTGGGGCAGGGCGGTCGCGCCTGGACGATGCTCTATCTCGATCCTGAAGTCGTTCACGCGGCGGTTTCCGACATTGAGGAAAAGCAGAACGGCGGTTTTGAATTCGTCCATCCCGTTGATGTGCGTCCTCTCGCAAATCGTTTCCGCTTACTTTTCGCGGCGATGACAGCACGCGACGATGCGATGCGATGCGAAGAAACCCTGCTCACATTGATGAGCGCAGTCTTCGAGAAACCACGGCCGTTGTCTGTCAGAGCGGCACCCGAGGCAATGAACAGGGCGCGAGAGATGATCGACGACAGCCCGGAGAGGCAGTTTCTTCTTGCCGACCTGGCTGGTGAGGCTGGTATGAGCCGTTTTCGTTTTCTGCGGTCTTTTGCGCATGTGACGGGCCTGACTCCGCATAACTATCTGCTACAACGTCGCGTTCAGGCTGCGCGACGACTGTTGGCGCAGGGAATGGCGCCGGCTGAGGCCGCGTTGACTTCAGGTTTTTCCGACCAGAGTCATCTGAACAGGGTTTTCGTGCGCTACTTCGGCGTCACGCCATCCGCCTATCGTGCCGCTCTTTCCTAA
- a CDS encoding LysE family translocator, with amino-acid sequence MTFEFLLTSLIVVASPGTGVVYTLAAGLSQGARASIVAALGCTLGILPHLLAAVTGLAAILHASATAFSVIKYLGVAYLLYMAWNTLRENGALRVDDQRQSRSVTNIVGEAVLINLLNPKLSIFFFAFLPQFIAAETVKPTWQMTVLGLVFMAMTFVVFALYGCFAASVRQQVVSRPAVLTWLRRSFAAAFVALGAKLALTQR; translated from the coding sequence ATGACGTTCGAATTCCTGCTCACCTCTCTCATTGTCGTGGCTTCACCCGGAACCGGCGTGGTCTACACGCTCGCTGCCGGACTTTCTCAGGGTGCAAGGGCAAGTATTGTTGCGGCACTTGGCTGCACGCTCGGCATCCTGCCGCATCTGCTGGCGGCGGTTACAGGCCTTGCCGCAATCCTGCATGCCAGCGCGACCGCATTCAGCGTCATCAAGTATCTCGGCGTCGCCTATCTTCTCTACATGGCGTGGAACACATTGAGGGAAAATGGCGCGCTGCGTGTGGACGACCAGCGGCAGAGCAGAAGTGTCACCAATATTGTGGGTGAAGCGGTGCTCATCAATCTTCTGAACCCGAAACTGTCTATCTTCTTTTTCGCGTTTCTGCCGCAGTTCATCGCGGCCGAGACAGTAAAACCGACGTGGCAGATGACCGTCCTTGGTCTGGTTTTCATGGCCATGACCTTTGTGGTTTTCGCACTCTACGGCTGTTTTGCCGCTTCCGTTAGACAGCAGGTCGTTTCACGCCCTGCTGTGCTTACCTGGCTACGGCGCAGTTTCGCCGCAGCCTTTGTTGCACTCGGCGCCAAGCTTGCCTTGACGCAGAGATAG
- a CDS encoding aldo/keto reductase gives MYVVNANGANIPALGFGTFRMPEDDVRRVLPEALKLGFRHVDTAQIYQNEAAVGEVLASSGVPRADLFVTTKVWVDRYRHADFLASVDESLQKLKTDHVDLLLLHWPKSDVPLAERIGALNEVRKAGKARNIGISNFNVALTEEAVKLSDTPLATNQVEYHPYLDQTKVIAAARKNGLSITAYYLMANGAVPNDPVLKDIGAHHGKTAAQVALRWAVQQSDVIALSKTATESRLKENFDIFDFALTPEEMQEIHALAKPDGRIVSPGHLAPEWDN, from the coding sequence ATGTACGTTGTAAACGCGAACGGCGCGAATATCCCAGCACTCGGTTTCGGCACGTTCCGTATGCCGGAAGACGATGTGAGACGCGTCCTGCCGGAAGCGCTGAAACTTGGTTTCCGCCATGTCGACACGGCGCAGATCTATCAGAATGAAGCGGCCGTTGGTGAGGTCCTGGCCTCTTCAGGTGTTCCGCGCGCTGATCTTTTCGTCACGACCAAGGTGTGGGTCGACCGCTATCGCCACGCCGATTTCCTGGCTTCGGTCGATGAAAGCCTGCAAAAACTGAAAACCGATCATGTCGATCTTCTGCTGCTGCACTGGCCGAAGAGCGACGTGCCGCTGGCTGAGCGTATCGGCGCGCTCAACGAAGTTCGCAAGGCCGGAAAAGCCCGCAACATCGGCATTTCGAACTTCAACGTGGCCCTGACGGAAGAGGCCGTAAAACTCTCGGATACGCCGCTCGCCACCAACCAGGTCGAATACCACCCCTACCTCGACCAGACGAAGGTGATTGCCGCTGCCCGCAAAAACGGTCTCTCCATCACCGCCTATTATCTGATGGCAAACGGCGCTGTGCCGAACGATCCAGTGCTGAAGGATATTGGCGCGCACCACGGCAAAACCGCCGCACAGGTCGCTTTGCGTTGGGCTGTGCAGCAATCAGATGTCATCGCGCTTTCCAAGACGGCCACTGAAAGCCGTCTCAAAGAGAATTTCGACATCTTCGATTTTGCTTTGACGCCAGAGGAGATGCAGGAAATCCACGCATTGGCGAAACCGGACGGCCGCATTGTCAGCCCCGGCCATCTGGCGCCGGAATGGGATAACTGA
- a CDS encoding bestrophin: MIVRPRPSLLQLFFILRGSIVGRIFPQVLAVFLLSALVVWAHKDRPDVIPAFNGAPFSLLGIALSVFLGFRANACYDRWWEARKQWGVLIMAARTFGRQSEMLEMRKDVSDPLERRRVIDVTIAFCHEMVSFLRPSGNKSAIIKLIPADLSERYAQSRNKPETLLRGLSSDLFSANAKAQISDIQLQMLDSTVQQMGSALASCERIRHTPVPFGYSLLLHRTAHLFCLLLPFGFTDLLGWATPFTSALIAYTFFGLDALSDELEEPFGEGLNALPISALATTIEINLREGVGETDLPAYPRAVDYVLM; the protein is encoded by the coding sequence ATGATCGTCCGTCCCCGTCCGAGTCTTCTTCAACTGTTCTTCATCCTGCGCGGCTCCATCGTTGGCCGTATATTTCCGCAGGTACTCGCTGTTTTTCTCCTGTCCGCGCTTGTCGTCTGGGCGCACAAGGATCGCCCGGATGTTATTCCCGCGTTCAACGGTGCACCGTTTTCTTTACTGGGCATTGCGCTCTCCGTCTTCCTCGGCTTTCGCGCCAATGCCTGTTACGACCGCTGGTGGGAAGCACGCAAACAGTGGGGCGTTCTTATCATGGCGGCGCGGACCTTCGGGCGACAGAGTGAAATGCTGGAGATGCGCAAGGATGTTTCCGATCCCCTCGAACGCCGCAGGGTTATCGACGTGACGATTGCCTTCTGTCACGAGATGGTCAGCTTCCTGCGCCCCAGCGGCAACAAAAGCGCCATCATCAAACTCATTCCGGCCGATCTTTCCGAACGTTATGCCCAAAGCCGTAATAAGCCGGAGACCTTGCTGCGGGGGCTCTCCTCGGACCTGTTCAGCGCCAATGCGAAGGCACAAATCAGCGATATCCAACTCCAGATGCTTGATAGCACCGTCCAGCAGATGGGCAGCGCGCTGGCCTCATGCGAGCGTATTCGCCACACACCTGTTCCTTTCGGATATTCGCTGCTTCTCCATCGCACAGCGCATCTCTTCTGTCTGTTGCTGCCGTTCGGCTTCACCGACCTGCTTGGTTGGGCAACACCTTTCACCAGCGCCCTTATTGCCTACACCTTCTTCGGGCTCGACGCACTTTCGGACGAGCTGGAAGAACCGTTCGGTGAAGGCCTGAACGCACTGCCGATCAGTGCGCTCGCCACCACCATCGAAATCAACCTGCGTGAAGGCGTGGGCGAGACCGATCTTCCGGCCTATCCGCGCGCGGTCGACTACGTGTTGATGTAG
- a CDS encoding YafY family transcriptional regulator, which produces MSRSQRLLDLLQVLRSHRMPVSGATLAAQTGVSLRTLYRDIATLQAQGADIEGEAGVGYVLRPGFMLPPLMFSQQEIEALVLGSRWVAGRADDRLADAARAALVKIAAVLPDTLREELDNSALLVGPGQAVVASRIDLADVRSAIRVETKVVLTYRDEKGDLTERVVWPFALAFFDLVRVVLAWCETRQDFRSFRADRIEGFGTMGERYPRRRQTLLKQWREREKERRRQQHADKN; this is translated from the coding sequence GTGTCGCGTTCACAACGCCTTCTTGATCTGCTGCAGGTCCTGCGTTCCCACCGTATGCCAGTCAGTGGTGCGACACTCGCCGCTCAAACCGGCGTCAGCCTGCGCACGCTCTACCGGGATATCGCGACATTGCAGGCCCAAGGGGCGGATATAGAGGGAGAGGCGGGCGTCGGTTATGTGCTGCGTCCCGGTTTCATGCTGCCACCGCTGATGTTTTCGCAACAGGAGATCGAGGCGCTGGTCCTTGGGTCCAGATGGGTGGCGGGCCGGGCAGACGACAGGCTGGCGGATGCCGCGCGTGCCGCCCTCGTCAAGATTGCGGCCGTACTTCCCGACACGTTGCGTGAGGAACTGGACAACTCTGCTTTGCTCGTCGGCCCCGGTCAAGCAGTGGTCGCGTCGCGCATCGATCTGGCCGACGTGCGAAGCGCCATCCGCGTCGAGACGAAGGTGGTTTTGACCTACCGCGACGAAAAAGGAGATCTGACGGAGCGTGTGGTCTGGCCTTTCGCCCTGGCTTTTTTCGATCTGGTGAGGGTGGTGTTGGCGTGGTGTGAGACGCGTCAGGATTTCCGCAGTTTTCGCGCAGATCGCATTGAGGGCTTCGGCACGATGGGAGAGCGTTATCCGCGTCGTCGCCAGACCTTGCTGAAGCAATGGCGTGAACGCGAAAAAGAACGACGGCGCCAACAGCATGCTGACAAAAACTGA
- a CDS encoding drug:proton antiporter, with product MTHPGFTILYVDNPPASSSFYKGLLGVEPVESSPTFSLFILNNGMKLGLWSRHAVEPKAAAAGGGGELAFRVANDADVAETHAAWKAKGLAILQEPTVMEFGRTFTAADPDGHRLRVYAFSG from the coding sequence ATGACCCACCCCGGTTTCACCATTCTCTATGTCGACAATCCGCCTGCAAGCAGCAGTTTTTACAAAGGTTTGCTGGGTGTTGAACCGGTCGAATCCTCGCCGACCTTTTCCCTGTTCATTCTCAACAACGGCATGAAGCTTGGCCTCTGGTCCCGCCATGCGGTGGAGCCGAAGGCCGCGGCTGCTGGCGGTGGTGGCGAACTGGCGTTCAGGGTTGCCAATGACGCAGACGTGGCGGAAACCCATGCTGCCTGGAAGGCCAAGGGACTGGCTATTCTGCAGGAGCCGACGGTGATGGAGTTCGGCAGGACTTTTACCGCTGCCGATCCCGATGGTCATCGTTTGCGCGTCTATGCGTTTTCGGGCTGA
- the tam gene encoding trans-aconitate 2-methyltransferase produces MVWSAQQYLKFEDERTRAARDLLAQVPLERVMNGYDLGCGPGNSTELLTDRFGVNVITGVDSDDDMLAKAADRLPNTQFGKADLAQWKPTQPADLLYANAVFQWVPDHLSVLERLMDSLSPGGVLAVQMPDNLTEPTHVMMEETGAAGPWSEAFAGGRLRRKPLPSPSAYFDRLTPKSARVDVWHTIYNHPMADANAIVEWVKGTGLRPYLAAAGDEHQAAFLKDYTARIAAAYPPMADGRLLLRFPRIFVVAVKK; encoded by the coding sequence ATGGTCTGGTCGGCGCAACAATATCTGAAATTCGAGGATGAGAGGACCCGTGCAGCACGCGATCTCCTGGCGCAAGTGCCGCTCGAACGCGTCATGAACGGCTACGACCTTGGCTGCGGTCCCGGCAACTCTACGGAACTTTTGACCGATCGTTTCGGCGTCAATGTCATCACCGGCGTCGACAGTGATGACGACATGCTGGCCAAGGCTGCCGACAGGTTGCCCAACACGCAATTCGGCAAAGCGGACCTTGCGCAGTGGAAACCGACGCAACCGGCTGATCTTCTCTATGCCAATGCGGTTTTTCAATGGGTGCCCGACCATCTGTCTGTTCTGGAGAGGTTGATGGACAGTCTTTCACCCGGCGGCGTGCTTGCCGTGCAGATGCCGGACAATCTGACCGAACCGACGCATGTGATGATGGAGGAAACAGGTGCGGCCGGCCCGTGGAGCGAGGCATTTGCTGGCGGCCGTCTGCGCCGTAAGCCGCTACCGTCGCCATCAGCCTATTTCGACCGGCTGACCCCGAAATCCGCACGGGTCGATGTATGGCACACGATCTATAATCATCCGATGGCTGATGCGAATGCCATTGTCGAATGGGTGAAGGGCACCGGGCTTCGTCCCTACCTTGCCGCAGCGGGAGACGAACACCAGGCGGCTTTCCTGAAAGACTACACCGCCCGGATCGCTGCGGCCTATCCGCCCATGGCGGACGGCCGATTGCTGCTACGGTTCCCACGCATTTTTGTGGTTGCCGTAAAGAAGTAG
- a CDS encoding branched-chain amino acid aminotransferase, whose amino-acid sequence MSVDTAPRSTTWTYVDGQWLPGNPPLIGPTSHAMWLASTVFDGARWFDGVAPDLDLHCQRVNRSATNMGMTPTMTAEEIESLALEGVKKFDGKTAIYIKPMYWAEHGTPGSVVAPDAGSTRFALCLFEAPMDAGKPLTLTVSPLRRPSPETAMTDAKAGSLYPNSGRAILEARSRGFDNALMRDMNGNVAETAASNIFMVKDGVVMTPVPNRTFLAGITRSRVIGLLRQAGFDVRETTLSVDDFRAADEIFCSGNYSKVSPVTKLDDRELQAGPVARKALDLYMDWARLGSDV is encoded by the coding sequence ATGAGCGTCGATACCGCACCCCGATCAACCACCTGGACCTATGTTGACGGTCAATGGCTGCCGGGCAACCCGCCCCTCATCGGCCCGACCTCGCATGCCATGTGGCTGGCCTCGACGGTGTTTGACGGCGCACGCTGGTTTGACGGCGTTGCTCCGGATCTCGACCTGCATTGCCAGCGCGTCAATCGCTCCGCGACAAACATGGGCATGACGCCGACGATGACGGCGGAAGAGATCGAATCTCTGGCGCTGGAAGGCGTGAAGAAATTCGATGGCAAGACCGCTATTTACATCAAGCCGATGTACTGGGCCGAACATGGCACACCCGGCAGCGTGGTTGCGCCTGACGCGGGTTCCACGCGTTTTGCGCTTTGCCTTTTCGAAGCCCCGATGGATGCCGGCAAGCCCCTGACACTGACGGTTTCGCCGCTGCGTCGTCCGTCTCCGGAAACCGCGATGACGGATGCCAAGGCTGGCAGCCTTTATCCCAACAGCGGTCGTGCCATCCTTGAGGCCCGTTCGCGTGGTTTCGACAATGCGCTGATGCGCGATATGAATGGCAATGTTGCCGAGACGGCGGCCTCGAACATCTTCATGGTCAAGGACGGCGTGGTTATGACGCCGGTCCCGAACCGCACCTTCCTCGCAGGCATTACGCGTTCGCGCGTTATCGGTCTTCTGCGCCAGGCAGGTTTCGACGTCCGCGAAACAACTTTGTCGGTTGATGATTTCCGCGCAGCCGATGAAATCTTCTGCTCCGGCAACTATTCCAAGGTTTCGCCGGTCACCAAGCTCGATGATCGTGAATTGCAGGCCGGACCGGTCGCGCGCAAGGCGCTCGACCTTTACATGGACTGGGCACGTCTCGGCAGCGACGTATAA
- a CDS encoding LysR family transcriptional regulator, with protein MMDVDLRQVRSFMDVAELGSFSAAADKAGLTQPAISLHIRLLEKQLGVRLIERVGRRAQPTAAGLDFLVHARRIAEEVAHALDTVAPHRDGASGRLRIGTGATACIYLLPPVLGKIRKAMPGLDIEVQTGNTADILRHLEANTIDAAVVALPASGRSLDIREIYLDEMVAAFPLDSFPADQAMDASFLSAQPLLLYEGGNTRKLTDQWFSARGRAVQPAMQLGSVEAIKKLTEAGLGIAIVPRMAVEQKDEFSGLTWRSLAPPVERRIALALRRDKHMTAPLRALAAALPALGK; from the coding sequence ATCATGGACGTCGATCTGCGGCAGGTTCGCAGTTTTATGGATGTGGCCGAGCTCGGCAGCTTTTCGGCAGCAGCCGATAAGGCTGGACTGACGCAGCCCGCCATCAGTCTGCATATTCGTCTGCTCGAAAAACAGCTCGGTGTGCGCCTGATCGAACGCGTCGGACGCCGGGCACAGCCGACAGCGGCGGGTCTCGATTTTCTGGTTCATGCCAGGCGGATTGCCGAGGAGGTCGCCCATGCGCTAGACACCGTCGCACCGCACCGCGACGGTGCAAGCGGGCGACTTCGCATCGGCACCGGAGCAACCGCTTGCATCTATCTCCTGCCGCCTGTTCTCGGCAAAATACGAAAGGCCATGCCCGGCCTCGATATCGAGGTTCAGACAGGAAACACTGCCGATATTCTGCGACATCTGGAAGCCAACACCATCGATGCGGCAGTGGTCGCGCTACCTGCCAGCGGTCGAAGCCTTGATATTCGCGAGATCTATCTGGATGAGATGGTCGCGGCGTTCCCACTCGACAGCTTCCCGGCCGATCAGGCAATGGACGCGTCCTTCCTTTCCGCACAACCGCTCCTGCTTTATGAGGGAGGCAATACCCGCAAGCTTACGGATCAATGGTTTTCAGCAAGAGGGCGTGCCGTGCAGCCTGCCATGCAGCTTGGCAGCGTCGAGGCCATCAAGAAACTGACCGAAGCCGGCCTCGGCATCGCCATCGTGCCGCGCATGGCGGTCGAACAGAAGGACGAGTTTTCGGGGCTGACATGGCGTTCCCTGGCGCCGCCCGTCGAACGCCGCATCGCACTGGCACTTCGCCGCGATAAACACATGACGGCGCCGCTGCGGGCCCTTGCCGCTGCACTACCGGCTTTGGGGAAATAA
- a CDS encoding N-acetyltransferase has protein sequence MTLPKAQSLTIRPCEEADIPAITAIYRDAVLNGRASFEIDPPTVDDMLARRAALVSGGFPYIVAEMSGQVAGYAYAGAYRARPAYGATVEDSVYVDPAMKGLGIGRRLMDALIEEATAREFRQMIAIIGDSANTASIGVHRAAGFEHVGTFRSIGWKHGQWLDTVLMQRPLGESDTTPRF, from the coding sequence ATGACACTCCCGAAAGCGCAAAGCCTCACCATCCGCCCCTGTGAGGAGGCGGATATTCCCGCTATCACGGCGATTTACCGCGATGCCGTCCTGAATGGTCGAGCCAGCTTTGAAATTGATCCGCCGACCGTGGACGATATGCTGGCGCGTCGCGCCGCACTGGTGTCGGGGGGCTTTCCGTACATCGTCGCAGAAATGTCAGGGCAGGTGGCGGGATATGCCTATGCCGGCGCCTACCGGGCTCGCCCGGCCTATGGCGCAACGGTTGAAGATTCAGTCTATGTTGATCCAGCCATGAAGGGGCTGGGGATCGGGCGCAGACTGATGGACGCTCTGATCGAGGAAGCAACAGCACGCGAGTTTCGGCAGATGATCGCCATTATCGGCGACTCGGCCAATACTGCTTCCATTGGTGTTCACCGCGCAGCCGGATTCGAGCACGTCGGCACATTCCGCTCCATCGGCTGGAAACATGGGCAGTGGCTGGATACCGTGCTGATGCAGCGCCCGCTGGGAGAGAGCGATACGACGCCCCGTTTTTGA